The following coding sequences are from one Paenibacillus tundrae window:
- a CDS encoding ornithine--oxo-acid transaminase: protein MPDSKQLMEWSERYAAPNYHPLPIVIERAEGVWVEDPEGRRYMDMLSAYSAMNHGHRHPTIIQALKNQADQVTLTSRAFHSTAASLFYQKLSQFTGKSKILAMNTGAEAVETAVKAARRWAYRSKGVPENQAEIIVCAGNFHGRTLTVTSFSSSEEYKKDFGPFTPGFRIIPYGDLEALKQAITPNTAAFLVEPIQGEAGIVIPPKGYLADAFSWCKQQHVLTIADEIQTGFGRTGRRFASDWEGAEPDLWIMGKALGGGVMPISAVAADASILDLFEPGSHGSTFGGNPLACAVAIAALEVLEDEKLAEQSERSGLYFMKGLQSIRSSVIKEIRGRGLFIGVELHVPARSFCERLMAEGLLCKETHDTTIRFAPPLTITKDEMDWALEKIHRVLSE, encoded by the coding sequence ATGCCGGATTCTAAACAGCTAATGGAATGGTCAGAACGTTATGCGGCTCCCAATTATCACCCTCTTCCAATTGTGATTGAACGTGCGGAGGGGGTTTGGGTTGAGGATCCGGAAGGCCGACGATACATGGATATGTTGAGTGCATACTCGGCTATGAATCATGGGCACAGGCATCCTACCATTATACAGGCACTGAAGAATCAAGCAGATCAAGTCACACTAACATCGCGTGCTTTTCATAGCACGGCTGCCTCTCTTTTTTATCAAAAACTCTCACAGTTCACAGGCAAGTCGAAGATTTTGGCGATGAATACCGGTGCCGAAGCTGTAGAGACTGCCGTTAAAGCAGCCCGCAGGTGGGCTTATCGTAGCAAGGGAGTGCCGGAAAACCAGGCAGAGATCATTGTGTGTGCTGGTAACTTCCATGGTAGAACGTTAACCGTGACTTCATTTTCATCCTCCGAAGAATATAAAAAAGATTTTGGCCCCTTCACACCGGGATTTCGCATTATTCCGTATGGAGATCTTGAGGCATTGAAACAGGCCATTACTCCGAATACGGCAGCATTTCTAGTAGAGCCCATTCAAGGGGAGGCGGGTATTGTTATCCCGCCAAAAGGTTATCTTGCAGACGCATTCTCTTGGTGCAAGCAGCAACATGTGCTAACTATAGCCGATGAGATCCAGACTGGATTCGGTCGAACAGGCCGTCGGTTTGCCTCTGACTGGGAGGGAGCAGAACCTGATCTATGGATTATGGGCAAAGCCTTAGGTGGAGGAGTGATGCCTATTTCTGCTGTTGCAGCTGATGCAAGCATATTGGATCTATTCGAGCCGGGATCGCATGGTTCTACGTTTGGAGGTAATCCATTAGCATGCGCGGTTGCGATTGCGGCCTTGGAGGTGTTAGAGGATGAGAAGCTTGCTGAGCAATCAGAGCGTTCAGGTCTTTATTTTATGAAGGGGCTTCAGAGCATTCGTAGTTCGGTCATTAAAGAAATTCGAGGTCGGGGATTGTTTATTGGTGTTGAACTACATGTACCGGCACGTTCTTTCTGTGAGCGATTAATGGCGGAAGGTCTACTGTGCAAAGAGACTCATGATACCACCATACGCTTTGCGCCACCTTTAACAATTACGAAGGATGAAATGGACTGGGCGTTAGAGAAGATTCATAGGGTGCTAAGCGAATAG
- the rocF gene encoding arginase translates to MGKDEHASVGKPYANSELPLESEEGRQVAIIKVPFGLAGARGGAELGPDELITAGLRREIARLGLTVQREVKVDCTNIPTSSTEQSRGKYLSEVRQVSASVCREVSNAVTEGAFPLVLGGDHSIAIGTLAGLSANYSKLGVIWFDAHADLNTEEHSLSGNVHGMGLAVAMGHSSFNFSQIPGAGSFIDPSKVVYIGLRDLDDYEKLQIRTLGIKSYTMHDIDRLGIEQVIKQTLSIVGEGTDGIHVSFDMDCLDPREAPGVGTPVPGGLNYREAHFALELLASTNRITSMELVEVNPLFDQNRHTARLGVELIASLLGKRIL, encoded by the coding sequence ATGGGAAAAGACGAGCACGCATCTGTAGGTAAACCGTATGCTAATAGTGAGTTACCTCTTGAATCTGAGGAAGGCCGCCAGGTTGCCATTATTAAAGTGCCTTTTGGATTAGCTGGAGCACGAGGTGGGGCAGAGCTGGGTCCGGATGAACTGATTACTGCAGGACTGAGAAGAGAAATTGCACGACTAGGTCTAACTGTTCAACGAGAGGTGAAGGTTGATTGCACGAATATACCGACCTCTTCTACTGAACAATCCCGAGGAAAATATTTATCGGAAGTACGCCAGGTAAGCGCAAGCGTGTGTCGTGAAGTTTCTAATGCGGTTACTGAAGGTGCATTCCCTCTGGTACTTGGTGGTGATCATAGTATTGCTATTGGTACTTTGGCTGGCTTAAGTGCGAACTACTCTAAGTTGGGAGTGATCTGGTTCGACGCACATGCTGATCTCAATACTGAAGAGCATAGCTTATCCGGTAATGTGCATGGCATGGGTTTAGCAGTAGCGATGGGGCATTCATCGTTTAACTTTTCTCAGATTCCTGGTGCTGGCTCATTCATTGATCCTTCGAAGGTGGTTTACATTGGTTTGCGTGACTTGGATGACTATGAGAAGCTTCAGATTAGAACGCTTGGCATCAAAAGCTATACAATGCATGATATCGACCGATTAGGTATAGAGCAGGTTATTAAACAGACGCTCTCTATAGTAGGTGAAGGTACAGACGGGATCCACGTTAGCTTTGATATGGATTGCCTTGATCCTCGTGAAGCGCCAGGGGTAGGGACGCCAGTTCCGGGAGGGTTGAACTATCGTGAAGCGCATTTTGCATTGGAGCTGCTTGCGTCGACGAATCGAATCACATCTATGGAGTTGGTAGAGGTCAATCCTTTGTTTGATCAGAATAGACATACCGCAAGACTTGGGGTAGAGCTGATCGCTTCTCTGCTTGGCAAACGAATTCTATAG